Proteins encoded in a region of the Quercus lobata isolate SW786 chromosome 8, ValleyOak3.0 Primary Assembly, whole genome shotgun sequence genome:
- the LOC115958242 gene encoding protein DMR6-LIKE OXYGENASE 2-like: MSLAGENESLEREFQKGVKHLCERGIKSVPSKYILPVLDQPNSGKGISSASNSNLKLPVIDFAKLQGSNRSHTVNSLRKACEEFGFFQLVNHDIPRDVIENMVDVSKRFFELPFEERSKYMLTDMNSAVRYGTSFNQNKDAVFCWRDFLKLSCHHLSDVLPLWPSSPMDLRQAVINYSNNTKFLYQMLTEAILESLGLVDTNNNEKENDELEEFKDGSHLIVINCYPACPEPDLTLGMPPHSDYGLLTLLLQDEVEGLQIQHEGRWATVEPLPDSLVVNIGDHLEIFSNGIYKSVLHRVLVNPSKSRISIASLHSLPFNNVVQPSPKLIDEDNPRHYKDTDFATFLDYNSSCEPKKKSFLESRKLT, from the exons ATGAGTTTGGCAGGTGAAAATGAGTCATTAGAAAGAGAATTCCAAAAAGGAGTGAAACATTTATGTGAGAGAGGAATAAAAAGTGTTCCAAGCAAGTACATATTGCCAGTCCTTGACCAACCCAATTCAGGGAAAGGAATTTCTAGTGCTAGTAACTCCAATCTAAAGTTACCCGTTATTGATTTTGCAAAGTTGCAAGGCTCAAATAGATCCCATACTGTCAACTCCCTCAGAAAAGCTTGCGAAGAATTTGGTTTCTTCCAG TTGGTAAACCATGACATTCCAAGGGATGTGATTGAAAACATGGTTGATGTAAGTAAAAGGTTCTTTGAGCTCCCATTTGAGGAGAGATCAAAGTACATGTTAACTGATATGAATTCAGCAGTCAGGTATGGGACAAGCTTCAACCAGAATAAAGATGCTGTCTTTTGTTGGAGAGACTTCTTAAAGCTAAGCTGCCATCACTTGTCCGATGTTCTTCCTCTTTGGCCCTCTTCTCCTATGGACCTAAG GCAAGCTGTGATTAACTATTCGAACAATACTAAATTCTTGTATCAAATGCTAACGGAGGCCATCCTAGAGAGCCTAGGATTGGTGGATACTAATaacaatgagaaagaaaatgatgaattaGAAGAATTCAAAGATGGAAGCCATCTCATTGTGATAAATTGCTATCCAGCGTGCCCTGAACCTGATTTGACACTAGGTATGCCACCCCATTCGGACTATGGCCTACTCACACTTCTTCTCCAAGATGAAGTTGAGGGTCTTCAAATACAACATGAAGGAAGATGGGCGACAGTCGAACCACTTCCTGATTCATTGGTTGTCAACATCGGTGACCATCTTGAG ATATTTAGCAATGGAATATACAAGAGTGTACTTCATAGGGTTCTTGTCAATCCTTCAAAGTCACGAATTTCCATTGCTTCATTGCATAGCCTGCCATTCAACAACGTAGTTCAGCCGTCACCGAAACTCATCGATGAAGACAATCCAAGGCATTACAAGGATACAGACTTTGCCACTTTTCTTGACTATAATTCTTCCTGTGAACCCAAGAAAAAGAGTTTCCTGGAGTCCAGGAAACTGACTTGA
- the LOC115957566 gene encoding protein DMR6-LIKE OXYGENASE 2-like isoform X1 — MSAGTSLAVETNGENESMESELQKGVKHLCERGITKVPTKYIWPIPDRPNSGNGNSSASNPNLKLPIIDFAKLQGSNRSQAINSLKNACEKFGFFQLVNHDIPKDVIESIIDVSKGFFELPFEERSKYMSTDMRSPVRYGTSSNQNKDDVFCWRDFLKLSCQPLSDVLPLWPSSPVDLRQAVLDYSKNTKFLYLMLTEAILESLGLKDITKKENENDEFREFKDGSQLIVVNCYPACPEPDLTLGLPPHSDYGLLTVLLQDEVQGLQIQYEGRWVTVEPLPDSLVVNIGDHLEIFSNGKYRSLIHRVLVNPSKSRISIASLHSLPFNSVVQPSPKLINEDNPRRYMDTDFASFLDYSSSSESKRKSFLESRKLT; from the exons ATGTCAGCTGGAACGAGTTTGGCAGTTGAAACCAACGGGGAAAATGAGTCAATGGAAAGCGAATTACAAAAAGGAGTGAAACATTTATGTGAGAGAGGGATAACAAAAGTTCCAACCAAATACATATGGCCGATCCCTGACCGACCCAATTCAGGGAACGGAAATTCTAGTGCTAGCAACCCCAATCTAAAGCTACCCATTATTGATTTTGCAAAGTTGCAAGGCTCCAATAGATCACAAGCTATCAACTCCCTCAAAAATGCCTGCGAAAAATTTGGTTTCTTCCAG TTGGTTAACCATGACATTCCAAAGGATGTAATTGAAAGCATAATTGATGTAAGCAAAGGGTTTTTTGAGCTTCCATTTGAGGAGAGATCAAAGTACATGTCCACAGATATGCGTTCACCGGTGAGGTATGGGACAAGCTCCAACCAGAATAAAGATGATGTGTTTTGTTGGAGAGACTTCTTAAAGCTAAGCTGCCAGCCCTTGTCCGATGTTCTTCCTCTGTGGCCTTCTTCTCCTGTGGACCTAAG GCAAGCGGTTCTTGACTACTCGAAGAATACTAAATTCTTGTATCTAATGCTAACGGAGGCCATCCTAGAGAGCCTAGGATTGAAGGATATTACTAAAAAAGAGAACGAAAATGATGAATTTCGAGAATTCAAAGATGGGAGCCAACTCATTGTGGTGAATTGCTATCCAGCATGCCCTGAACCTGATTTGACACTAGGATTGCCACCCCATTCGGACTATGGCTTACTCACAGTTCTTCTCCAAGATGAAGTTCAGGGTCTTCAGATTCAGTATGAAGGAAGATGGGTCACAGTCGAACCACTTCCTGATTCTTTGGTTGTCAACATTGGTGACCATCTTGAG ATATTTAGCAATGGTAAATACAGGAGTTTAATTCACAGGGTTCTTGTCAATCCTTCAAAGTCTCGAATTTCCATTGCTTCATTACATAGCCTGCCCTTCAACAGCGTGGTTCAGCCGTCGCCAAAACTCATCAACGAAGACAATCCAAGGCGTTACATGGATACAGACTTTGCCAGTTTTCTTGACTATAGTTCTTCCAGTGAATCCAAGAGAAAGAGCTTCCTGGAGTCCAGGAAATTGACTTAA
- the LOC115957566 gene encoding protein DMR6-LIKE OXYGENASE 2-like isoform X2, with protein sequence MSAGTSLAVETNGENESMESELQKGVKHLCERGITKVPTKYIWPIPDRPNSGNGNSSASNPNLKLPIIDFAKLQGSNRSQAINSLKNACEKFGFFQLVNHDIPKDVIESIIDVSKGFFELPFEERSKYMSTDMRSPVRYGTSSNQNKDDVFCWRDFLKLSCQPLSDVLPLWPSSPVDLRQAVLDYSKNTKFLYLMLTEAILESLGLKDITKKENENDEFREFKDGSQLIVVNCYPACPEPDLTLGLPPHSDYGLLTVLLQDEVQGLQIQYEGRWVTVEPLPDSLVVNIGDHLEEFNSQGSCQSFKVSNFHCFIT encoded by the exons ATGTCAGCTGGAACGAGTTTGGCAGTTGAAACCAACGGGGAAAATGAGTCAATGGAAAGCGAATTACAAAAAGGAGTGAAACATTTATGTGAGAGAGGGATAACAAAAGTTCCAACCAAATACATATGGCCGATCCCTGACCGACCCAATTCAGGGAACGGAAATTCTAGTGCTAGCAACCCCAATCTAAAGCTACCCATTATTGATTTTGCAAAGTTGCAAGGCTCCAATAGATCACAAGCTATCAACTCCCTCAAAAATGCCTGCGAAAAATTTGGTTTCTTCCAG TTGGTTAACCATGACATTCCAAAGGATGTAATTGAAAGCATAATTGATGTAAGCAAAGGGTTTTTTGAGCTTCCATTTGAGGAGAGATCAAAGTACATGTCCACAGATATGCGTTCACCGGTGAGGTATGGGACAAGCTCCAACCAGAATAAAGATGATGTGTTTTGTTGGAGAGACTTCTTAAAGCTAAGCTGCCAGCCCTTGTCCGATGTTCTTCCTCTGTGGCCTTCTTCTCCTGTGGACCTAAG GCAAGCGGTTCTTGACTACTCGAAGAATACTAAATTCTTGTATCTAATGCTAACGGAGGCCATCCTAGAGAGCCTAGGATTGAAGGATATTACTAAAAAAGAGAACGAAAATGATGAATTTCGAGAATTCAAAGATGGGAGCCAACTCATTGTGGTGAATTGCTATCCAGCATGCCCTGAACCTGATTTGACACTAGGATTGCCACCCCATTCGGACTATGGCTTACTCACAGTTCTTCTCCAAGATGAAGTTCAGGGTCTTCAGATTCAGTATGAAGGAAGATGGGTCACAGTCGAACCACTTCCTGATTCTTTGGTTGTCAACATTGGTGACCATCTTGAG GAGTTTAATTCACAGGGTTCTTGTCAATCCTTCAAAGTCTCGAATTTCCATTGCTTCATTACATAG